From one Solanum stenotomum isolate F172 chromosome 12, ASM1918654v1, whole genome shotgun sequence genomic stretch:
- the LOC125846402 gene encoding phytosulfokines 3-like: MSKASASFFFIILLLCFALSYAARPQPLFHEATLNNIQHQDVVEPKEVGKEESCKGVQEEECLERRTLAAHLDYIYTQNQNP, encoded by the exons ATGTCTAAAGCATCTGCTAGCTTTTTCTTCATCATCCTTCTCCTCTGTTTTGCCCTGTCCTATGCTGCTCGCCCTCAGCCACTATTTCACGAGGCTACTCTCAACAATATTCAACACCAG GATGTTGTTGAACCAAAGGAAGTTGGTAAGGAAGAGAGTTGCAAAGGAGTCCAGGAAGAAGAATGTTTAGAAAGGAGGACTTTGGCTGCTCATCTTGACTATATCTATACCCAAAATCAGAACCCTTGA
- the LOC125846401 gene encoding phytosulfokines 3-like — MSKANTSFFFIILLLCFSLSYASRPGPAFHEATLNIDHHQDHVVESKQVANEESCNGGQDEECLERRNLAAHLDYIYTQNQNP; from the exons ATGTCTAAAGCCAATAccagttttttcttcattatacTTCTCCTCTGTTTTTCCCTGTCCTATGCTTCTCGCCCTGGCCCAGCTTTTCACGAGGCCACCCTCAACATTGATCACCACCAG GATCATGTTGTTGAATCAAAACAAGTTGCAAATGAAGAGAGCTGCAACGGAGGGCAGGATGAAGAATGTTTAGAAAGAAGGAATTTGGCTGCTCACCTTGACTATATCTATACCCAAAATCAGAACCCGTGA
- the LOC125846367 gene encoding protein PHLOEM PROTEIN 2-LIKE A10-like: protein MALNYADLKLLSKGLDYTRRNRNWVVALGALGVTGYGAYRAYYSPSMVRKRKRFLKLISAFVSLAEMVADSADVIGIVSKDLKEFISSDSDQIPRSLKQISKIAKSDEFSQSIVKVTSALTVGVVRGYQQETAENGVSGAANSGLFDQVLDKLFTDAGSGFASVIVGSFARNLVLAYCSDKKGNATDSDIEHSVPGWADVLCQDKCRELIGNCIQLFVSTAVAVYLDRTMNINTYNEIFSGLTNPKHETKMRDMLVAICSGAIGTFVKTSHQVLTNSDMDTTSEMYSSLPLSFKAKKFLDEDENMYTGWTNRVSSTLAVPRNRRFILDLTGRVTFESVRSFLEFLLEKLYECVRKSIDVVQEEVVTLRRSVDVIQEEVVDRSSEACRYVSGKSSTAVSVCLALCLHILNGPWILVPN from the coding sequence ATGGCTTTGAATTATGCGGATTTAAAGCTATTAAGTAAGGGTTTGGATTATACTCGGAGAAATAGGAACTGGGTTGTTGCTTTAGGAGCTCTTGGTGTTACTGGTTATGGCGCTTATAGGGCTTATTACTCACCCTCTATGGTTAGAAAGAGGAAAAGATTTTTGAAGCTTATAAGTGCTTTTGTTTCTTTAGCTGAGATGGTGGCTGATTCTGCTGATGTAATTGGGATTGTTTCGAAAGATCTGAAGGAATTCATTTCCTCCGACTCTGATCAAATTCCTAGAAGTTTGAAACAGATTTCTAAGATTGCTAAATCAGATGAGTTTTCACAATCTATTGTTAAGGTCACTAGTGCGTTGACCGTAGGAGTTGTGCGAGGCTACCAGCAAGAAACTGCGGAAAATGGTGTTTCTGGGGCTGCAAATTCTGGGCTTTTTGACCAGGTCTTAGATAAACTGTTTACTGATGCAGGGTCTGGTTTTGCTTCTGTAATTGTTGGGAGCTTCGCGAGGAATTTGGTTCTTGCTTATTGTTCGGACAAAAAAGGCAATGCTACTGATTCTGATATTGAACACTCTGTTCCAGGATGGGCTGATGTTCTATGCCAGGACAAGTGCAGAGAACTTATAGGAAATTGTATACAATTGTTTGTGAGCACTGCAGTTGCTGTTTATCTTGACAGAACAATGAACATCAACACCTACAATGAAATCTTTTCTGGGTTGACTAATCCCAAGCATGAAACCAAAATGAGAGATATGTTAGTAGCCATATGTAGTGGTGCCATTGGAACTTTTGTTAAAACTTCTCATCAAGTTTTGACAAATAGTGATATGGATACAACTTCGGAAATGTATTCTTCTTTGCCACTTAGTTTCAAAGCCAAGAAATTTTTGGACGAAGACGAGAACATGTACACCGGGTGGACCAATAGAGTATCTTCTACTTTGGCAGTGCCAAGAAATAGGAGGTTTATTCTTGATTTGACTGGGAGGGTCACCTTTGAGAGTGTTAGATCTTTCTTGGAGTTTCTGCTGGAAAAGTTGTACGAGTGTGTGCGAAAAAGCATAGATGTCGTCCAGGAGGAAGTTGTGACTCTGAGAAGAAGTGTAGATGTTATACAAGAGGAAGTGGTTGATAGGAGTAGTGAAGCTTGCAGGTATGTGAGTGGGAAATCTTCTACTGCTGTTAGTGTATGCCTCGCTTTGTGTTTGCACATACTTAATGGTCCTTGGATCTTGGTTCCAAATTAG